A window of Carassius gibelio isolate Cgi1373 ecotype wild population from Czech Republic chromosome A3, carGib1.2-hapl.c, whole genome shotgun sequence genomic DNA:
CGATAAATCGAGAAGAAATTTAAATACTCAACATACGTTTTCAAGTAAAACTCCAGAAGCGTTGGCTTCACTTCTTAGCTTGCGAGCTATTGGTTCAACACCGTGGACTAACGTTATACTGTTAAAGCAGGAGAATAGAGAAGTCTAGGTAATCTCTCCTCacaaattaaaaggaaaaataattaaatctatgATCGAGAGTAACGTGTAGACGTAAAACAGGTGTTATTTCGCGAAACTCGTTACTTAAACTGACAGACAATACGAGTTGCGTAGTCTCCCGCCAGAGCTTTCAGACAACTCCAGGAAGCGTCACGGAGAGCGGATTGGTCTGCGCGCTGATTGGTCAGTAGACCAAAGATCCCGGATTCTGTGGACGCTGATTGGACGACAGTGAGAGCTGTTAAACGGACGGACCCTCCTCTCTGGTTGATTAGCTGCATGATGCATCATCTTTTATTGGAGAATTGGAGAAGGGTGTTACTGTTACTGCACAACCagaggctgcagtttcaggaccgcatTTCTCAGTAGCCCCAGCCCCTCCCCGCAGAACAAACACAAGATCCAAGGGGATTGTTTGGATCCACATCTAGGAGTGGATATGGGTGGGTTTTGAGTTCACTTGGTGGAGATGAGATATAACCACGgaccttagttttttttttttttttttttttgcaacagcgCCACCTTCCGAAGTGGATGATATAGCGGAAGCTGCGAACGAGCttgaatcattatatatatatatatatatatatatatagacacacacacacacacacacacacacacacacgatagatagaacatttctgaatatatacatttaagatAAAGATAcaataatttgaaatgtaatcACTAATTAATCGTTGGTGAATCTTTACTATGAGTTAGTCTGTAATGTGAAAGTAAAGTACCACCAAATGCTCCTCAGGTCCCTGTAACTAACCAAATCCATAAAATCAGttcatattggccatgcagaacatgacagaatGTAACATATGATAACCATGGAATTTATGTGGTGTAGCTCTGCAGATGTGGCCTACATTTGAACAATTAAAACTGCCAAACATCTCATTTCTCACTGCAAAACAATGCCAAATTGACAAGCTAATAACAAATACTGTGGTGCAACCAGGCAGTCAGTACAGTTTAATTATAAAAGATGATTTATAGCCTACTTAATATGGTAAAACAATGagcattaaacacattttaacactAATACAGTAAGCTACAGGTAATCTGACATTTCacataaacataatatttttaggtttaattaaaaaatcattACAGTCATTAAATCAACAAGGTTTAACTAAATCATGGCCacgaattaaagggatagttcacacagaaatgaacatttgatgtttatctgcttacccccaggggaTCCAAGATTTAGgttactttgtttcttcagtagaacaccatttatgtttttttttttacttcagtcaTTGCAGTTTCTCAGCACAATACTTGGCAATGGTAGCAGAAtctatgagagtaaaaaaaaaaaaacatgcacagacaaatccaaattaaaccctgcagctcgtgatgaaacattgatgtgtaaagacacaaaacgatcagtctatgcaagaaactgaacagtattaatattgtttgtttttttttacctctgattcacacaatgtccgAACCGTTATAGCTCTTGTGAATGCGCTTCACGCTAGCAGACAAATGAGGCGTCTTcttgttgaattattaaaaaccaaatgTGAAAACTGTTAACTTGATAAATAGAATTAACCTAGTAAAACctgctagtttttattttttattacttttttattattgtgaattAAATTTGAATTGTGAAAGATTCCAGAAGTATCAGTGACCATCTGTGTCTGTGTATCAAGTAGGCTAATGAAATGTCTTTTATTAGAGAGGTTGTAAAATATTAAGTCAAGTTAAGACGAAGATGAAACAGCTGACAGTTAAAGAAGAATAACTGAATATTACTATGCAtcaatttgtttaaatgtattattttttcacCACATTTTACATGTTGTTAGTGATCACGATATTTCAGAAGCTCCAAGTGTTTATAGCCTAGGCCTACTTGTGAAACACTTTCTGcatcttattttatttgtctctttttctggaaaaacaaaaacaaaacaactgatatgtgtactgtgctagactaactgataCTTGTTAAATCACTTGAACACTGTTGCCCTCCTATTGGTCTGAATTGCTTCTATTTgctcttctcatttgtaagtcaccttggataaaagcatctgctaaattattaaatacaaatgtatattatattatattatattatattatattatattatattatattatattatattatattatattatattaattgttgTTGTCGTAGTCTATATTTTACTGTCTCAATAGTCAAGTTtgttgtacattttttattatattgtctatatattacattataatctgttatattatgttatattttattttattcgttGTTGTTGTACGTTTTACTGTCTCAATGGGAAAGTTTAatgctaattttctttttttctgtgtgtggatCGTCAAAGAAGCAACAGTAGCGAAGTGGTTAATAATTTTCCTATAAGGACAGGAGGAAAGGGATTAACGGAACTGTGGTATGTCAAGAATTTGTTCTTGTAAGATTAAAAGTTGATTCGCTACCACTGGATGTCGCGacactaaaataatatttcaaaccGATGGTATTGATAAGAAAGAGAGGTATAGTGCTATTTAAATCTCTTGAAACTTTAATGACAGCTAAAAATAGCTTCAATTTAAAACCTCAAATCAGTCAGATGCAAACCATTTGACATCCGCGAAATATTTAAATTAGCAAGAGCATAAAGATGAAATCAGCGATGATGTGTGTCAGTGAAGTCACTGATCGAGAGCGCGCATCGCTTTGGTGAGCAGGTGCATGTCTGCGCACAATAGCGCGACTGTCTCGCGCCACAGGTAGTAGCTGGACTCAGGTGTTGTAACACGACACTGAACCATGTGATCAGCGATGAGAATttaggaagaagaagaaaaaacacagcTCGAGCATTCACTCAACACACTAGTAAATAGGATAACAACCACACAAGACCACCATTGATAGCAGAGCAGGATCTCGAAGGACaatgtactattattattatgagcgGGACGCCGGAGTATTGCGCTAGTTTCGGTTTAAATACTTCATTTCACCGGTAAGGTGAGGCGGAAGCGAGCTGCGGTCAGATCTATTGGACATACAGTCTATTCGTCGGAAAACATCGTGGATTATGAAGGTGGAAACACAGGTATGAGTTTGTTTCTGTTTATGTGTCTACTATGGACGAATGTTTCCTTAGCAACACAAATAAGAAGGAATGTGCTTGTCGTGGACTGGAAAAAGGCTagttgagaaaagaaaaataaataccgGTAGGCTGCCTTTTTTTCTATTAGGATGGCCAGGGTCAGCTGTTAGGTGTTAAACACATCCAGTACAGctttaagaaatatttaaaatgattgacacatggtgattttttgaaagtTGAAACtcataaaaaaagtttacacataaaCATTAAGGTTTAATGGAATGAatcagtgcatgtgtgtgtgtgtgtgtgtgtgtgtgtgtgtttgtgtatatatatatatatatatatatatatatatatatatatatatatatattttatataaaatgtaatttaggagATCATAAAAAAAGATTAGCAAGCTAAATAATCTGGTTCCCTATTAATCACTTTTACTTTAACTGATTTAGTTTGTTGCACACAATATGAACAATCACGTTTGCAAAACAACTTCAGATCCTAACAGACGTTTCTACTCTTCTTTTGCAGCTTGCTGGAGACAGATAGGACTATTTTTATTCTTTGATCTGGGACATGATTTATTGATCACCTCCACTCCAACCTACCCGGAGCGTCAGGCCCTTCTGGATGAGGGTAGAGGTGCAGACTGACTCCATCAATCCAGAGATGATACGGCAGGTTGGGCTTTTGGCAGGGAGTTTTCTGCTGCTGCTTCTCAGGAATGTTTCGGCCCAGGGTGAGTCCTTCGCGCCACTTCTGCAGTCATGTCCAAAACTGAACTTTGAGAGTATCCTATTTATCACTGCTAGACTCACTGCATTTCAACAGCTCAGTGGAGTTGCATCAGATTAATCTGAACACAAGAGCCTAACACTCCTCTAACTTGTACTAAATTAGTACAGGATTGTTTCTGGAGCAGACAAGCTCAAGCATGTCGGTTTCCCGCAGAAGTGTCATAAAAACCCTGAATATCACAAGAACGATACTAAGAAATACTATCGTCCTTACAGAAAACAGACCAAGTTTTAgggtcattaagatttttttgtattgtgacTTTTGTGATGTattgtgactttatttttaagacaagTAGGTACGTTTCAGCCACAAATACTTAAactgcaaaacaattttttttattctaacctAACGATACTGTATACTAATGTGAAATATAACACTTTATAAATATAACACAGTTCTtaataataactagttgcttattagcatgaaaATTACTAGCATATTtgctatttattagtacttataaagcatgttctgcatgaccatattgaAGATCCCTtactacccaatacctaaacatatcaactaccttactaactattaataaaccccaaattaggagtttattgaggaaaaTGTGGTATTTAATACCGAGAGTGTGACATTATTGTGGTGTTAGTTGTACACCTTTGATGCTGACTTAAAGACAATGAGAATTTGAGGCTTGGCCATAAAGAGGTGTAATTTTCTTTatagaaaatacaatttatttgtattttcattctcatttttgaAATAGAACATGTTTTGTGAGATTCATAAGTGGGGCTGTAAATGGTCACGCAAACAAAAATACGATGCTACACATGCTTCATGACTCAAGTTTCTTTCATTCTTTAAAGTTATCTTTGCACTTTTGCCCTTGAGGGATTATTTGCTCCTGTGaatcattaacattttttctcttttttatatatatcctcCCACTCTCtttcccttttttctctctcgatctctctctTCTATATATGTGTTTTATCTTCAATATGCAagtgtaacatttattttcagtCAAGTTAGCAGTTTGTACCATTACTTCTTCCCTGACCTTCGAACGCACATTATGGCTTGTCAAAGTGCATTTTACAAAGATTTTACAAAGTTGCCAAATTTTGAGATTATTTGAGGTTTAAGGGATTTGTTGTTCCTTACAGAATTGAGGCTAAGCATAGGGCACCAGTTCATACTTTGcttcattattattaaacaagGTGACCatgataataatttataaatttataaattaatataaaatggaTTTGATATCAACCAGTCATACAGCACCACATGATTAAAGGCAATGTAATTACTTAACAAGTGcagtattttttattactatgtatttttttacatctCATTTGTGTAGGCATTTATGATTAAGATTTAACCGTCTCACTCTCTCAATTTTATCAATTTCTTTTATATTCAATatccagaaaaaagaaaagaaaaagaagaagctcTGAACACTGGGTTTCATAATATTGCGATAATTCATTAACTGTGAGATTTCACCATCACGCTGCGGATGTATCACACTTTACACAAATCGACATGGAGAAAACTTAAAGTTCctcttttattaacatttagttcTCATTCTCATATCTTTGTTTCTCTTTCTCAGAAATAAAGCCTTAATATTGAGCTCAGTGGCATAGGTGCACAGCAtagtgatgtgatttgaaatgaaactggCACATAAATATTAAAGAACCAAAAAATGCTACCTTGAGCTGCAACGCTGCATTAAAAAACCATGCAAGATTTGTGAGCTATAGGATGAATACCAAAGTCATATTAAGAGTCTGCATCAAAAATCTGTACAATTGATTGCAATctcattgtaatattttctgtttGCAGTAGAAATGACCACAATGTCCAGTAACTCTACAGCTCCCAGCGCAGTAAGTAGAGATTCTCCTGAGGTGTAGTCGTGTCTCCATATATAAGCCTCAAGTGCATCATCTGTCTagaaattataaatcattttagtttattcagtttcacatgatcctttagaaatcattctaatatgctgatttttctGCTCAAgataaaaagtattattaatatcaatgctgaaaaaagtagctgattattattttgtgaaaGCACTTTTAAACAATTGTATGCATGCTTGGTGAGTAAAATGattattttcttaaaagaaaaccCCTGAAACAAATAACTTTTATGTTTATGGCTAATtcataatgcaaaaacaaaaacaaaaaaacctaacATATTATTACTTCTCACTTTTCATTGCCCTTGCTACATGTTATTACTACACTAATAACAGTAGTATAGTAATAACATGCATGTGCAAAtgcaaattatgcataattacatgcaactaacctTAAACAAGTCAGTGTTTAATGCAGTTTAGCATCCTGTTCTACTGCTTCAGCTGATTAACATTCCTACTTTTCTTTGACCAGGGCCCTGATATTGTGGCCATTGTTGTACCAACCGTGGTCCTGGGACTGCTGGCTATTTTAACAGCGGTTCTGTTGTTTCTGTTCTGCGTGGTAAAGAAGAAGAGACAGACGGAAGGGACGTACCGACCCAGCGCAGAGGAGCAGTCAGGAGTGCATAGTGTAGAGACGCCTGACGCTCTGAAACTACCCAAGGAGGAGAGACTGATTTAACACACTGGTTTATGACTAACATACAGCACATGATTAAAGTGACTAAATTCCAAAATGGTTAAACGGATAAACATTTACTAAGGAACATTTCTAAAGGCACAAACTTAGCCCTATGTTTTGGCTAAAGTCTGACTACTTGGAAGAAACTTGAAGGAACAGATTGTCTCTCCAAAAGGCAACATACTGATCTGCACGTGTATCTCTCTAGCATTTTATGCCATTTTAGCCTGGTAGCTTTTCTCTGAATACTTCATTTTGTGATGTGTTACCTGTTTTACGGTTGCTTTACACATAAAAATGCTGATGTTTGTATGTAGTGTAGAGAGAAATTTAAAGGTGAAGCATGTAGTTTCTGCGCCCCTAGTGGCACGAAACAGAATTGCagtttgtttgtttcacattcAGAATGGGCCAGGCTTAAAATGGTTGGTTCAaccaaacatgaaaattctgGCGTCATCTACTCAAGC
This region includes:
- the crb3a gene encoding protein crumbs homolog 3a isoform X2: MRVEVQTDSINPEMIRQVGLLAGSFLLLLLRNVSAQEMTTMSSNSTAPSAGPDIVAIVVPTVVLGLLAILTAVLLFLFCVVKKKRQTEGTYRPSAEEQSGVHSVETPDALKLPKEERLI
- the crb3a gene encoding protein crumbs homolog 3a isoform X1; its protein translation is MRVEVQTDSINPEMIRQVGLLAGSFLLLLLRNVSAQVEMTTMSSNSTAPSAGPDIVAIVVPTVVLGLLAILTAVLLFLFCVVKKKRQTEGTYRPSAEEQSGVHSVETPDALKLPKEERLI